The Vicia villosa cultivar HV-30 ecotype Madison, WI linkage group LG1, Vvil1.0, whole genome shotgun sequence genome includes a region encoding these proteins:
- the LOC131616528 gene encoding pathogenesis-related protein PR-4-like, with translation MESIQRSLTLLVLCFLIMGTTMLVSGQSANNVRATYNNYNPQNINYDYNRASVYCATWDANQPLSWRSKYGWTAFCGPAGPTGRDSCGKCLRVTNTATGAQTTVRIVDQCSNGGLDLDVNVFNQIDTNKQGYQQGHLQVNYVFVNC, from the exons ATGGAAAGCATACAGAGAAGTTTAACCTTGTTGGTACTTTGTTTCCTGATCATGGGAACAACAATGTTAGTGAGTGGTCAGAGTGCAAACAACGTAAGAGCAACATACAATAACTACAACCCTCAGAATATAAACTATGATTACAATAGAGCAAGTGTTTACTGTGCTACCTGGGATGCTAATCAGCCATTGTCATGGCGTAGCAAATACGGTTGGACTGCCTTTTGTGGACCTGCCGGACCTACAGGCAGAGATTCTTGCGGAAAATGCTTGAGG gTGACAAATACTGCAACTGGTGCTCAGACAACAGTGAGAATAGTGGATCAGTGCTCTAATGGTGGACTGGACTTGGATGTGAATGTCTTCAATCAAATTGATACCAATAAGCAGGGTTACCAGCAGGGTCACCTTCAAGTTAACTATGTCTTTGTTAATTGTTAA
- the LOC131616537 gene encoding pathogenesis-related protein PR-4-like: MENTHRSLSLLVLCFLLMGPMLVSGQSADNVRATYNNYNPQNINYDYNTASVYCATYDANQPLSWRSKYGWTAFCGPAGPTGRDSCGKCLSVTNTATGAQVTVRIVDQCSNGGLDLDVNVFNQIDTDGQGYQQGHLTVNYVFVNCGD, encoded by the exons ATGGAGAACACACACAGAAGTTTAAGCTTGTTGGTACTTTGTTTCCTGCTAATGGGACCGATGCTAGTGAGTGGTCAGAGTGCAGACAACGTAAGAGCAACATACAATAACTACAACCCTCAGAATATAAACTATGATTACAACACAGCAAGTGTTTACTGTGCTACCTATGATGCTAATCAGCCATTGTCATGGCGTAGCAAATACGGTTGGACGGCCTTTTGTGGACCTGCCGGACCTACAGGCAGAGATTCTTGCGGCAAATGCTTAAGT GTGACAAACACTGCAACTGGAGCTCAGGTAACGGTGAGAATAGTGGACCAGTGCTCTAATGGTGGACTGGACTTGGATGTGAATGTCTTCAATCAAATTGATACCGATGGACAGGGTTACCAGCAGGGTCACCTTACGGTTAACTATGTCTTTGTTAACTGTGGTGATTGA